Genomic segment of Nilaparvata lugens isolate BPH chromosome 6, ASM1435652v1, whole genome shotgun sequence:
AGTGTTTATTCCTGGTACtatgaaaatgaatatcatcacgAGTAAAATAACATTGATTCCTCTTAACAAAACAAATGGCCTCCAGAATGTAGACACTAGGTAAAGGAAGTATGTTTAAACTTTTGAAATAGGGTCTACAGCTATCCCTTTGTGACTCCGCAACCATTACCCTAATAGCCCATTTTTGAACCCTGAAAACCTCAACAGAGTCAGATGAACTAGAGTATTACAAACTAGTTATCACGCGTGTGCTTTcgcatttttactttccttgccctattatcataggtaaggaaagtattgctttccaaaaaaaattatggcaccccaatttgtaaatttctatacgtttcaaggtcccccgagtccagaaaagtggttttcgggtattggtctgtatgtgtgtgtgtgtgtgtgtgtgtatgtgcgtctgtgtaaacgatatctcatctcccaatcaacggaatgacttgaaatttggaacttaaggtccttacactataaggatccgacacgaacaatttcgatcaaatgcaattcaagatggcggctaaaatggcgaaaatgttgtcaaaaacagggtttttcgcgattttctcgaaaatggctccagcgattttgatcaaattcatacctaaaatagtctttgataagctatatcaactgccacaagtcccatatctgtaaaaatttcaggagctccgccccatctatgcaaagtttgattttagatttccaattatcaggtctcagatataatttaaacgaaaaatttctagtggaaaagattgagcatgaaaatctcttcaattaatgttcagtaacattttcacctaaaattgaaaataatcttgaaatttgagaaaatgtgattattcaattgcaaactgtttgcaactgttgattctattaaatcattcactattaagagaaagcagatctcgtgtgtatccagcgttattgtcctatcaccagctggctcaaatctttgaatagtagacttgagatgcgcggaaacactagcgttacgtgatcaattttcataacggcaaggaaagttatgtgagtgcgccacaccagatttttaaatctATTTTCAACACTCCACAccagtgttgaaaatggatttgaaaatccgAAAGCACTCCACACTCGGgtactagtttttaataactattattcgaAACATTTGACTGAAGTGtcgtcaaaaatagttcaaaaacaaacttttataaTGTTTTTGCTGATGATGATACTCTAATGATCTCTAgccttgtgcgtgggtaatgaaacggatgatgatgagatatgAGTGTACCTACAGCTTGAGGTGGGCTCCGAACCACCAGAAAGCAATTTTTGAGCTCATGAATggtatttatagtgaggtccaagttataatggcattggagaaagataggagaaaaacgttgccgaacctctgtcttgtcaatgccttctatagacggtagcagatacaggtttttgatgtaataataacggttcattctcgtttaaaatagtcaatatattttattaagcaagaaattatttttttaaataattccataatgaatttacaaaattaagattaaatattttgttaattaattataaattctacattgttaaaagacgatcaggcaacagagcaaagcgagaaagagatagcgctatccgctttgttgaatgaaagacaaggatagcaataccattgctaaacactgccattataacgtggacctcactatagaggagTCTGGCTCCTCCATTTAGAGGAGTGGTACGGTATGTTGTGTTGTCATGATCTTagttattgtaatgaatatttatttgtgATCATTTTTGTAACGTGTGTATTGAGCATGCTTTTTTAGGGCttgttgtattttattttatactagcagtaacccgtgcttcgcaagagtCTAATCAAAAACTTGGCAAACTGAAAAcctgacctactgaaatcttgaatagtcctacaaccatcctcggtaaataaggaaatatcggggcaccgagcttccctcgttattttttattattgaaaaacagaacacaattctctaaaatgatcgttcttatattttacagctggctatatgtcagcttatgaatttcggggatgcgatattttgattttctacaGACTCACAccctcactcacttttttactatccacagacgacgaaagtctcagctgtttcagccaaggatgaattatccttttaatgtcgttcagcgagttttcccaaggatgagacctagtgcaatcgaatttttatatcataaatctactatgttccaaatttcgtgagaattttagagccgttttcgacgagatccgttaaacataaataaccataaatataaataaccaaatataaaaaataaatataaataaacaaatataaaaaataaatataaataaccaaacataaaaatatatacagaaattgctcgcttaatataataggatattccTGAAAAATTCTATGTTAATAAGTCAAGCGGTTCAGACGtggtgatgcgtcattcgtggatTTCCTAtccgtgtataagccaattctttcctttattatattatagataagcTGTATTGATTTGAGTTCGGGGTTGTCCTCTTGATTGgggttttattgttttttgaaattgttaatTATATTCAGTCAGCTTCTTgatcaatcaaattattgtgttgtATGTTATGGTAGTATATTGTTTCTCTTGAATTTCATTGTACGTGTTTATTACTCTCTCGTGTTTCAAACCCTCTTGATTCAACTTGAAATCTTTGTTACGTTGATTCGCCGACTTTTAATAGATATAGGTACTAACATATCTGTTTTCATTTTCTATCATTTCCAGCAAGAGCTAGCCGAAATCGAGAAATACAGGTACAAGGTGGCTACAGGAAATTATTCTGAGGAAAATACAGACAATTCAGTATTGAAGAAGAAACGATTCAAAAAAGATTCTTATTTCAGTGACGAAGAGGAGATCAGTGATTAATTTGTGAAGAGATGGAATGAGAAAACTATTTGAAGATTTTTTGctgtgaatatattatattttttgtaagtaTGGTAAGTTTTCCACCTATTCACTTCTTTTAGgagacaatattataatttaattatttatctgAACAAAAACAAGTAGAGTTACaaagatataaattattacaattagTTTTTTGTACGGTTATCTAGTGCAGCAGAACACCAAGTTGTACAATACAGATAGGGTCTCTTCACATTTAGCTACGCTACGTTGAGATATGTTTTTGGAACACGTAGCTTTAGCCGTCCTATCTcccaaaataattgaaaatcacgCTACGCTGGTGGAGTCAACATTAGGAGATAGGATGTATTTCAGCGTAGCGTAGCTAAATGTGATTGGACTCATTATATTAGCTATCAATAATTCTCTCCACTGTCATTTTATTGCACAGGAAAACATAGTTATTCATtggatattatattttatataatccttgaaataattaaataggTGCACTACCGTATTTgccctaaattaatttttatgaactcaattcacaatattattttttctatatacaatattattcaacataaatttATTCCACTGTTTTGTCTCTAATATCTTTTCATACGCTTGAGTACgggtttttaattaattttttatttttgtttatattttttataaagttgtaataATCTAAGTGCCGGGTgaacaacagccggttaaattttaaccgtgatcaattctacaagaaccaatcagagaagccgtcttatcggaaaggtcttctctgattgtttcgttatcgtaaaattaatcacggttaaaatttaaccggctgttgttcACCCGGCACTTAGatttacaactttataaaaaatataaacaaaaattaaaactcaattaaaaaaatggctgttatgcaaccgggccttactatagtaggctatattatCGATTGACAGATATCGATAGTGTCGACGACAGACAAGGTATCGATTGATGAGATATCGATACCTTAGCTTGCATATATCGATATAAAATACTTGTCGATATATCGATGTTAACagaaaatttgaggttatgattagAATCATCAGTATCACAACATTACAACGTGAAAGGTTTTACTTCTAgtttattaatgtatttatcttacttttaatagtttatttatcaatttagtgcTGTTAACTATCgtaatatttaaattatcatCGAGTGTGTAAGATCATCTTTACAAGAATCCAAAATCTACACTGATAACTCTTCAAATATGAAAGAAATTCGCCCTCAATTCTGGTGGGACACCGTTTATAGTGCAGATTCAGTTGAATGGTGTCCTGATGAAGAATTCGCGCACTTATTACTCTGTGGAACTTACAAACTTGAGGAGAATAACTCAGAAAGTGGCAGCAAAGTACCTCAAACAAGGGTTGGTTTGCTACATCTTATGAGATTATCTAAAACAACGATGGGGTTGGAACTTGTAAAAACTTTAGAGACAAAAGGAATTTTAGATATCAAATGGTCTCCGTTTCGTGTTGATGGTAGGGTGGGGTTTGCGATTGCTGATGCTGTAGGATGTGTTTCTCTTTACACCATCATTGAATCTGAGGGTAATTATGATTCGTTGCTTGTAAGCGAGTGTAATATCAAGCATGGTGACGAGGAAAACATTGCTTTATCGTTAGATTGGTCCCAAGCTAGTGAAGGTAGACTAGCTGTTAGTGATAGTAAAGGTTATGTTTCAATCCTGACTTTGAACACAACTGAGTTTTATGTAACAAGCCAATGGAACGCACACAGTTTTGAGGCATGGATTGTCGCGTTTGATTTCATTAATGATTCTGTTGTTTACTCAGGGGGAGACGATAGTAAAATGTGTGTGTTCGATGTTAGAAGCCCTGAACAAGCGGTGAAAGTTTCTAGTAAATCAGTGAATATGTCAGGTGTGACAAGTTTACAATCTAGTAGTGAAGGGATGCTAGCATCTGGGAGTTACGATGAGTCAGTACACATCTGGGACAGCAGGTCGATGAGAAGGAGTGTTGGGAGTTTGGATTCTTCTGGGGGAGGGGTGTGGCGATTGAAGTGGTATCCCATAGACAAATCGACCAGAAAAGACTATCTTCTAGCTGCTTGTATGCATGGAGGATTCAAATTATTGACTGTCGACAAACTGAGGATATAAATGTAGTAGCAAGTTTTACTGAACATGAAAGTCTTGCCTATGGAGCAGATTGGTGTTATTTACCTAAATTTCCGAATTCCTCCAGGATCTTGGATAAGTTTTATAAAAAGAATGTATCAGATAAAGAATATCTGGACATTATTGCTACATGCTCCTTCTATGACCACAAGCTTTGTCTTTCAACTATTGATATAGATTGAACTAAATAAagttattttgttgatttaatttGTAGTTTAATAGTTCGCCTTCAGTGATAATAGTATACGTTCAAAAAATGATTACATTTACATCATAATGTAACATCCACGTTTACATCATGTGCCTCTTATAAGAGTAAAATTtccaaagtgaggtccacgttataatgacagtgtttgattagtaatggtattgctatccttgtttatcatccaacaaagcggatagcgctatctctttcttgcttcgctctattgccagatcgtcttttaacaatctaGAATTAaccattaataaaatatttcatcttaattatgaaaattcattgtgacattattgaaaaatataattttgtgttTAAGAAGATATATTTGATTATCTAAatcaagaattaacagttaatattacattaataaatctgaatcagctaccgtctatagaaggcattgacaaaggttgtcaacgtttttctcccatctttctccactgccattataacgtggacctcactatatcagtTACTTCATAATGCCTCTCAGAAGAGTGacatttctattaatattaGTTTAATGATAAGtttttccaattgaaaaaatgaatgagagTGTTTTAAGGAGTACTTTTTTTCCATAGAGGACGGCTGTGCAATTACACACAGATATGAGCCTAGGAAGCTGAGCCTACCTTGTGTGGAACTGTCCATCCCTGAGTTTGAATCCCATCCATGTAGAGggcatgtttgacatttttgtaCGTCCCCGGCATAGCCacaccatagaggaaagatagcataagacgATATCACAAGGTTTAGGtcttttatgttccaaatttcaagctgattttttgTTTACGAAacccgattactgtcgactagtttattctttattgattgatacaataagtacatcatcaaaatgatagggagagaaaaataaggtaaccttgtgctattcctctcccaaatttagaaaggttacacatagtccgaaataggttaagtcttgtagttgttcacttcacaaagttttcagtcattaattattttcattaagtAGATTATTAAACTACAGTTCATTATTACTGATTTGGCCGTGTGagagtgtaaaggtgcgtacagatatacgcgcctccaacccgctccgcgcacgctccgccctctTTCGCTCCGCAGTCGCACCGATAATGGACGTTaggggagatgttagctcttctcgcgttccacttttgctccccggtcgatcatcaatcgctttgctcgagtgacgttcggttgcggagcagagcgaaagtctgtacgcaccttgtgaacgacacagtatgagagactaccagcgtcacatagcttcacgaaaaagaactacgtATATCGGCTTGAGCTaaaagtgaaatttggaacataaacgctctataccaagggatatcttcttgtcttatcttttctctatggcctCACTCTCAAGACTGGATGCATTCCCTATAAACTGCCCAGAATTCCCCAAAAGTAAAACTGGAATCCTCACAGAGAGAATTTTTTTTAGTCTTTTTTTTTGGTCATGGTACACGCCATCAGGGAGGTGCCTTCTCAtcctatattttctctatggctaCACTCTCAAGACTGGATGCATTCCCTATAAACTGCCTTGTGGTTTCCAAAAGTAAAACTGGCATTCTCATAGAGAGAAATTTTCTTCAGTCTACTCAAGGGTCATGTTACACGCCACCAGAGGCCTATTGCATGAGAAAAAATACAAAGTAATGATATTAGTAGGGCAGCTGGTTATTAGAATAGGAAATCACTAAAAGTTTAGCTTGTATTTTGTCAGGCAACAGGGACCTGGAGTACAGATAGGCTAGTCCGCATCCTCCCTCCTTAGCGAGTCACCATGGTGGGAAGGTATCTCTCTACCCacagtgaataataaatatttcaatatttatagaCCGAAATATTCCTCAAATCTATTCCCAGAATTATAGATTTATTCAACAGTTTTATTATGAGGGGTTTTAACGCATGAGtaaggctagggccacacgagcgcacatagtgcgtccgttgcaactcactttttgcggccgtcgccaatgacaccacacgagcgttgagtgtggtgcatcaacgtcagttggctttacgcaatggaaccagacgaagcaataacttttgcatgtctcgacgtgcgttgtagcatttctgcgcagttcaaaaatcaccgtcCGTTACGATTTCGGTTACTTGGTACGCACGTACCTCGTGTGTCGTCATCAATTCACTTCGATGTATTTCTACAACGGacgtcaaaaagtaagttgcaacggatgcactatgtgcgctcgtgtggccctagccttaGATGTAGAGTTACGGTAAGACCGTTAGAAATTCGAATAtactaaataaattgaattgtcttttttctttaagGCTACTtttaattctttaaaatgacattaatgtccaaaataaacatgttgtaacaaaataatttaaaagggtactgagatttctattttttttaatatagaaattaaattaggcctatattacagaaataaaattaaataatggtGGAAATAATTCAGCGATTTCATACTTtctgataatatttattataatttgagaaatattgcatCATAAATGTTTTCATAGAAAATCGTCTTACAAGAAAGTAAATGGAAAATcattgtttttaatatttaagatCTAGTTTTCTACATTCTAAACATAATCTTCCTAGCCTTTGTGTTGGGAATTCCTCCTTTTAGACGTATTCTGCGAACAGCCTCCCTGAGATGCTTGGGCTGAAGAGCACCTGTGTCTCCATACATTTCCATCACATCCAGAGCTAAAAATTaatccaaacaaaatatttatactgaattttcaactataaataatcaattaaatacaaaatatttataaagcgATAAATTATCTAAAATGTTCAATGTAAttcaattagaattattatgtttaatttattcatgaaatcaaCATAAATggacctatgtataatatttggacaatttaaaacaaaattaggaaattgaagacgTTTTGGGCAgtagcctgtttttcttttcagatcgttgtattgtttttgataaccaaataaataattaaaagtaaaaaataatggCCCAGCCACACAAAGCGTTTTTTCTGGCGTTATCATACGAATCGGCAGAGCAAGGAAGCTTTCCGATTGGGTAGGCGTTCagtaatcagctgataatcagccagtcggagagctttctgccctgccgactcgtctgagaAAACGCTTCGTGTGGATTGACCTTAACAGAGTCCATTGCGTCTCTCGAATAGACTTCATAGATCCCAATGAAAAATGGAATGTAAAAACCCATTctcaattgaaatgaaatgttttattggcaaaaataaaaaatgtacatCTTAGATATACATAataaaagtaatacaaatttgacaacatgggaaaatactattacaaaataaaatgaaatgccaATTGAGTTTTTGTATCTCGAGGTACTAGACCTGTTTGAGACAATTAATTACAAAACTTGCGTTAAAACGTAGTTACTGACGCTGACAGTAAATTGTTTGGATACCTTTCAAAATGCAAAATGTTTAttaaaatgaagttttattataATGAAGTTAGTCTTGATGCACAATCAGAATATTTTTCGTCGagtattatattgataaaatcgtcgattactaccaattgatcgGTATTTTTCTTGTATGTTAATTAAAATGTATTAAATTTTTAAACAAATATAGCTGTAGTGGAAAAAGATCCTCTctatatttagaaaaaaatattatatattggaATTGATTATATATTAATAGAATTCTGAGGATATTCAATAGCGTTTGTGAAGGTGTTGATGTGCATGGCCCTGTTAGTGAGGTTAGAAGGCGcatcattgaatttgaattcagtttctgaattgattcaattaatatgaTGTCCGTGATTCTTATTAGTTTTATAGAGTTGATCAAACCTACAGTTTAAATCCCTTAACTTTTATACTTGAATATTTGTTGTTGttaaaactttttcttttttcttatcTGCTTTCATCTATTTTCTTCCCACAGTGGCACATGTTTTCCCTTAACCTGTTTCTATGCTCAATTGTAGGTCTAttctttttataacttattGGATAAGTTTTAGATAAGTTAGAttagtttttattgtttatgcTTAGATTACTCACAATTACTTATGCTTTCCTCATATTTATCAACTTTCTTATGTATTTGTGAATTTCATGTACTGtatctctcatttttatttcttttagtaacttactttattcgattgtaaatggtagtgaagactgttttgggcttaatgcctgtagtctgTAATAGTTGTTctgtgataaataataataattatgtaaaattacaataatacttaGTGTgaagcccacataagctcttaggcttgtgcgtgggtaatgggtgagagggatgatgatgttgagagatgacgactttttaggtagtcgggaccgacggctccTACAGTGTGGTCGAcgataatattatcaatgttttcaaatgcattttttgaaagttgaaattttccatTCCTCTTGTAGGTAACTGGAAAGTTTTTAGTAACAGACCAGACAATTTACAGCCCGTACCTTCAACGTGTTTCTCTCAATCAAAACTATTAATACAGTAAAACTTGATAAAGACgaattcccacatatcagtgacagtgaaaCTAACCGGTACAGCGGGAATATTATTCGCATTAGTTCTAATGGGTCTATTCACACTAACTCGGTCGTGCTCAGTGGGAACAGTCCAATCAGAACTCatggaaattataatttacacTGTGCTGGTCACTGATATGTGGGGACCCAGCTTGTAGGTAGGCCAAATATTCACTAATCATAATGTTATCTAagctcaatttcaattttattgatgtcatgcattgtacaataatacaatattgacacAAGTCAAATACGTAGtcacattgtaaaaaatattgagatattaaaatgacaaaaataacTTAATTCGATGACAAGAATCacatcattttgaaaatttctcaattcaaaaagttcCATTACACTGTAAAAGGATTTTTCGATCAGCCAGTCCTACAACTTAATCTTCAACAAAACTTCAGAGTCAATCTCAGATATAACAGGTGGGAGAGAGTTCAATATTTTCCTGCTCATGTGATCAGG
This window contains:
- the LOC111059181 gene encoding diphthine methyltransferase; protein product: MKEIRPQFWWDTVYSADSVEWCPDEEFAHLLLCGTYKLEENNSESGSKVPQTRVGLLHLMRLSKTTMGLELVKTLETKGILDIKWSPFRVDGRVGFAIADAVGCVSLYTIIESEGNYDSLLVSECNIKHGDEENIALSLDWSQASEGRLAVSDSKGYVSILTLNTTEFYVTSQWNAHSFEAWIVAFDFINDSVVYSGGDDSKMCVFDVRSPEQAVKVSSKSVNMSGVTSLQSSSEGMLASGSYDESVHIWDSRSMRRSVGSLDSSGGGVWRLKWYPIDKSTRKDYLLAACMHGGFKLLTVDKLRI